From one Triticum urartu cultivar G1812 chromosome 3, Tu2.1, whole genome shotgun sequence genomic stretch:
- the LOC125542409 gene encoding probable calcium-binding protein CML16 has translation MSSGGGKQQQAKKPAAAEDIEIKKVFSRFDTDGDGRISPSELAAVSRAIAPPATESAQGREVASMMDELDTDRDGYVDLGEFAAFHGRGRGERELDAELRDAFDIYDINGDGRISVAELSKVLSRIGEGCSTEDCEKMIASVDVDGDGCVGFDEFKKMMTGDVAGAPPQPEATAAPDSNKPKKE, from the coding sequence ATGTCGAGCGGCGGCGGGAAGCAGCAGCAGGCGAAGaagccggcggcggcggaggacaTCGAGATCAAGAAGGTCTTCTCGCGCTTCGACACGGACGGCGACGGCCGGATCTCGCCGTCGGAGCTGGCCGCCGTGTCGCGCGCCATCGCGCCGCCGGCCACCGAGTCCGCGCAGGGGCGGGAGGTGGCGTCCATGATGGACGAGCTCGACACCGACCGCGACGGCTACGTGGACCTCGGCGAGTTCGCCGCCTTCCACGGCCGCGGCCGCGGGGAGCGCGAGCTGGACGCCGAGCTGCGCGACGCCTTCGACATCTACGACATCAACGGCGACGGCCGCATCTCCGTCGCCGAGCTCAGCAAGGTCCTCAGCCGCATCGGCGAGGGGTGCAGCACCGAGGACTGCGAGAAGATGATCGCCTCCGTCGACGTCGACGGCGACGGCTGCGTCGGCTTCGACGAGTTCAAGAAGATGATGACCGGCGACGTCGCCGGCGCACCACCTCAACCCGAAGCGACCGCCGCCCCTGACAGCAACAAACCCAAGAAGGAGTGA